One Miscanthus floridulus cultivar M001 chromosome 11, ASM1932011v1, whole genome shotgun sequence DNA window includes the following coding sequences:
- the LOC136492230 gene encoding uncharacterized protein, which yields MPPSCLGACSGGGLALSAPRRRAPSYCSVAPHRASVSCSAGGGKASPRGKDNVWSVDNDRAAKEAVRGPKHRRRRRPSGRRLPPPKRKGKDAGSRVLVSGAMLVEVETVLQTQEPVIKPSWDTFASSLSGNWKGVGAVFSPITAEMEPVGVGSKEEYLYDCYTLSHIQRSFDGCHGSEIRRKTNWVPINPFGEAEKQITSYDGGSQSTSSGKGTANLPSYESFDLNRSSVLDEETFSMETGIVFFEDGSYSRGPVDIAIGEYDESKYFLSPTYKFEQCLVKGCHKRLRIVHTIEFNEGGANIQIVRVAVYEEKWASPANIHVEDDTLVDLKPFSQRSRTKPSELTGSWKVYEVSATPIFSDEMQELEGGSPFVYLCMETVKKRTLPESSVLFGEEEILDMQDVTVLWLPGGVTAYVDINEDGILCIGVGWYSEEGINLVMERDYGTDGRLREVRSKTELKRRWYQSRPTQRNRSNSRHHREPSQTRSAKLPANEPAKTRGAPRRGAARRGDSPRDRSARGISRTPGLEEPRPPSAPTNHGFPRGLRRLDAEEDRDRGRGRPRPRRRGAARERARSFGMEQNAGSFLAVRRLSGGAIHHHRHHSSPAEVVGVSTAWLGKGLSCVCAQRRESDARLSFDLSPIQEECLHRLQNRIEVQYDGSNLEHQKALEALWRASFPGTELLGLVSDQWKEMGWQGKDPSTDFRGGGFISLENLLYFSRNYPKSFQELLCKKNGDRALWEYPFAVAGVNITFMLIQMLDLQAAKPTSLIGAVFLNLLLENDRAFDILYCITFKLMDQKWLEMHASYMDFNTVIKSTRRQLERELLLEDIQRIEDMPSYRFLTC from the exons ATGCCGCCGTCGTGCCTGGGCGCATGCAGCGGTGGCGGACTAGCCCTCTCCGCCCCCCGCCGCCGCGCCCCCTCCTACTGCAGCGTCGCGCCCCATAGGGCTTCCGTCTCGTGCTCCGCCGGCGGCGGCAAGGCGTCGCCGCGGGGGAAGGACAACGTCTGGAGCGTCGATAACGACCGCGCCGCCAAGGAGGCGGTCCGGGGCCCGAAGCACCGCCGCAGGAGACGTCCCAGTGGTCGCCGCCTGCCGCCGCCGAAGAGGAAGGGAAAGGATGCGGGGTCGAGGGTTCTAGTGTCTGGAGCCATGCTTGTGGAGGTCGAGACTGTGCTCCAAACTCAG GAACCTGTCATAAAGCCTTCTTGGGATACATTTGCAAGTAGTTTAAGTGGTAACTGGAAGGGTGTTGGAGCCGTCTTCTCACCAATCACAGCAGAGATGGAGCCTGTTGGAGTTGGGAGTAAAGAAGAGTACCTTTATGACTGCTACACTCTTTCTCACATTCAGAGATCTTTTGATGGTTGTCATGGCTCTGAGATCCGAAGGAAAACAAATTGGGTCCCAATCAATCCTTTTGGTGAAGCTGAGAAGCAGATCACATCATATGACGGTGGGAGTCAAAGCACTTCCAGTGGGAAGGGAACTGCTAATTTACCTTCATATGAGTCTTTTGATCTTAACAGGAGTTCTGTGCTTGATGAAGAAACTTTTTCTATGGAGACTGGAATTGTATTTTTTGAG GACGGATCATACTCTAGAGGTCCAGTTGATATAGCAATTGGTGAATATGATGAATCTAAATACTTCCTTTCACCAACATATAAGTTTGAGCAA TGTCTTGTTAAAGGTTGCCACAAGAGATTGCGGATTGTGCATACAATTGAGTTTAACGAAGGAGGAGCTAACATACAAATTGTAAGGGTTGCTGTGTATGAAGAAAAATGGGCCAGCCCAGCAAATATCCATGTTGAAGA TGATACACTTGTTGACCTTAAACCATTCTCTCAAAGAAGCCGGACGAAACCGTCAGAACTGACAGGCTCCTGGAAAGTATACGAAGTCAGTGCAACACCAATTTTCAGTGATGAAATGCAAGAACTAGAGGGTGGTTCTCCTTTCGTCTACTTGTGCATGGAGACGGTGAAGAAGAGAACCCTACCAGAGAGTTCAGTTTTGTTTGGGGAGGAGGAGATTCTCGACATGCAGGATGTCACCGTGCTTTGGTTACCTGGTGGCGTCACTGCCTATGTTGACATCAATGAAGACGGCATACTCTGTATCGGAGTTGGGTGGTACTCAGAAGAAGGGATCAACCTGGTGATGGAAAGAGACTATGGAACTGATGGGAGGCTCAGGGAGGTTCGGTCGAAAACTGAACTAAAGCGCCGGTGGTATCAATCA AGACCGACGCAACGCAACCGCAGTAATTCGCGCCACCATCGGGAGCCAAGCCAAACTAGAAGCGCCAAGTTGCCAGCCAACGAACCAGCTAAAACAAGGGGGGcgccgcggcgcggcgcggcgcgtcgtGGGGACAGCCCTCGTGATCGATCCGCCCGTGGGATCTCGCGCACGCCAGGATTGGAAGAGCCGCGGCCTCCCTCCGCCCCAACCAACCATGGGTTCCCGCGCGGATTGCGGCGCTTAGACGCGGAGGAGGACAGAGACAGGGGGAGGGGGAGGCCGAGGCCGAGGAGGCGCGGTGCAGCGCGCGAGCGAGCGCGTTCGTTCGGCATGGAACAGAACGCCGGCTCGTTCCTCGCCGTGCGTCGCCTCTCCGGCGGCGCCatccaccaccatcgccaccacTCTTCGCCGG CTGAGGTCGTGGGCGTGTCCACGGCGTGGCTCGGGAAGGGGCTTTCGTGCGTCTGCGCGCAGAGGAGGGAGAGCGACGCGCGCCTCTCCTTCGATTTGAGTCCCATTCAG GAAGAGTGCTTGCATAGGTTGCAGAACCGGATAGAAGTGCAGTATGATGGTTCAAATCTAGAGCATCAG AAAGCACTAGAAGCCCTTTGGCGTGCTTCTTTTCCTGGAACTGAACTTCTAGGATTAGTATCAGACCAGTGGAAGGAGATGGGATGGCAAGGGAAAGATCCATCTACAGATTTCAG GGGTGGTGGTTTTATATCTTTGGAGAATTTACTGTATTTCTCTAGGAACTATCCA AAATCCTTTCAGGAGCTCCTTTGTAAGAAGAATGGTGATAGAGCATTGTGGGAATATCCCTTTGCTGTAGCTGGTGTAAATATTACATTCATGCTAATTCAGATGCTTGATCTTCAAGCAG CTAAGCCAACGTCGTTGATTGGAGCAGTTTTCCTAAATCTACTCTTAG AAAATGATCGAGCGTTTGACATTCTTTACTGCATAACCTTCAAACTGATGGATCAGAAATGGCTTGAAATGCACGCCAGTTACATGGATTTCAAT ACGGTTATTAAATCCACACGGCGCCAGCTCGAGAGGGAGCTGTTGCTAGAAGACATCCAGAGAATCGAGGACATGCCATCATACAGGTTTCTCACCTGCTAG